Within the Naumovozyma castellii chromosome 1, complete genome genome, the region agtttcaTATAAATCTTCAGCAAATCTGGcatcaattttttgataCTGTTCTAAAGATAATTTATCAATCCCACTTAGACCTAAGTTTTCAGCCAATGCAACACATTCACCTGAAATGTGATGTGTTTCTCTAAATGGAACACCCTTTCTAACCAAATAATCAGCTAAATCGGTTGCTAGCATATCCATGGTTAAAgcatttttcatcttttcttcttgaacgGCTAAAGTAGAAATGACACCAGTAGCAATTAGGATGGAATGTTCCACAGTAGTTAAACAGTCGAATAAAGcttctttatcttcttgCATGTCCTTATCGTAAGTGGAAGGAATACCCTTCAAACTCATCAAAAACCCACTTAGATCACCGAAAACTCTACCAGATTTACCTCTTAATAGTTCTAGGGAATCAgcattcttcttttgtgGCATCAATGAAGAACCAGTGGAATAGgcatcatttaatttaatgaaaccAAATTCAGCAGTAGAGTAAATGATCAAATCTTCTGCAAAACGTGAAATATGGTTCATGAATAAAGTACTCCAAAACATCAGTTCCACAACGAAATCTCTGTCAGAGACGGCGACAAGTGAGTTACCAATAACACCATTGAATTCTAACCCTTCAGCTAGGAATTCTCTGTCAATCCCATATGGATGACCAGCTAGAGCACCTGCACCTAATGGAGATTTATTGAATCTGACTAAAATTTGCTTTAATctattcaaatcttcagTAAAGTAAGTGGCATAGGAACTTAACCAATGAGACCATCTAATAGGTTGAGCTCTTTGCAAATGAGTATATCCCGGcatcaaaatatcaatttcttcttcacctcTCTTAATTAACACTTGAATCAAAGAAGTTAGAGCAGGAAACAATTTCTCGTTAAGGACATCACGACAGTAAATTCTTAGATCAGTGACACATTGATCGTTACGAGATCTCCCAGTGTGGACTTTACCAGCAATATCACGACCAATAATTTCACCCAAACGTCTTTCGTTGGCAGTATGgatatcttcatcatttggATGACGAACAAACTTATCTTCATCCCATTCTTTCTTGATTTGATCTAATCCAACATGGATCTTggccaattcttcttcagtcAATAAGCCAATCTTTTGTAGACCAGATGTGTAAACCTTAGTACCATCTAAATCGGCCTTGTACATCTTGTAATCGTAAGGTAAGGAAGCATTATACAAATGCATCAATGGATCAGTTTCACCGGTAAATCTACCACCCCATAACTTTTGAGTGCTGTCAGACATGCTTcttgttattatttaacTAATATATCTTTTGTCAGCTTAGTATAACCAGAGTCTGGTGATTTCAATGAGtagattttgaaatttcatccaatttttttattttttcattgcGCAGAAATTTCGCAACGAATAAAAAGGATGACTCTAATATATCTCTTATAAAAGGAATACTCTCTGTAATATGGAGAAAATTCATATTAAAGAGGATGTAATATACGctgtaataatattaatacaTTATGCAACATAAATTAAAAGTATGTAAAACATTATATCAttagaaatggaaatttCTTTACCTTATATGGATAGACCTATGGCTTACATCTACCACTGAAACGAGGGTACAAGGAACAATCTCTAACAGTGAATCTGTTACATAACCAAGCCAAGATACGTTCAGTACCCAAACCGTAACCACCATGAGGACAAGTACCGTATTTTCTTTGGTCGATGAACCAGTAGTATGGCTTTGGATCGATACCTTCACGTTTGAAACCAGCcatcaattcatcaatgtCGCTAATTCTCATGGAACCACCAGTGATTTCACCGACAGTTGGCATTAGAACATCCACAGATTCAGTAACACGTGGATCATCTTTACATTTTGGCATGTAGAAAGATTTAATTTCCACTGGGAATCTAGTCAACAAGATTGGAACATTAAGAGTATCAGTCATCTTTCTTTCAGCAGCTTCAGCGATATCGTCACcgaatttgaaatcttcaCCATCTTCGTTCTTAATGTTATGTTCTTGCAACCAAGTGATAGCATCCTTATATTCCAATCTCATAAATGGACCCTTTGGTGGAACAAAATGTGGGTGTAATTGGTTAACAATTGGACCGGCTACTGGATCTTCCATAACATATTGAACACTCTTAACGATCAAAGTTTCAATATGTTCCAACAATTCTTCGAATGTTAGGAAAGCCAATTCAGCTTCAATATGTGTGTATTCAGACAAATGTCTTCTGGTGTGAGATTTTTCTGCACGGAATGACTCTTGAACACAGAAGACATCACCTAAGGCTGGTAAACAAGTTTCTAAATATAATTGAGAACTTTGAGTCAAGAAGGCTTCTTCACCGTAATAATCCAACTTGAATAACGTAGAACCACCTTCAACTTGTGTTTGGACCATGCATGGTGGTGTAACTTCCAATaaaccttcttcttcgtaAACACGTCTAACGGCTCTTAACAGAGCAGCACGGACCTTCATGACACCAGATAGTGTTTCACCTCTCAAGGCTAAATGACGTTGATCCAATAACAACGATGGGTCTGAGTCTTCAGCGATCTTGTTAGTGAAGGCTTCTTCACCAGATGGTGCTTGTCCGACAACTTCGTAATAGTCAACAACTAATTCAACATCACCTGGGGCAGTCTTACCTTCTGGAACCTTTATAATGGTACCGTATAATGTAACAGTGGTTTCTAAAGTTATGTCAAGGGTTTGCTTGGCTAACGCTAAGTCACCAGTCAAGACACATTGAAGGAATCCGGTACCATCTCTCAAGACAAGGAAGACAACCTTCTTGTTGGAACGGAATCTATGAACCCAACCAGAGATCTTAACTCTTTGACCAACTTGGCCATATGAACCCTTGatcttgaatttcttgGCCACTGGTAAGGATTtgtcttcttcaatggtaATGTTCATGGCAGCCATTTGCTTGGCGGCATTTTCAACgtcttgttgttgtttcttcaattcttgcTCCTTTTGTTTGAgcaacttcttcttcaaaccATCAGCACCCTTACGAGCTTTCTTCAAGGCAGAAGCAGATATTTCTACAAATTCATTGTCTTCTGGTTTAAAGACGAACAATTTTGGTTCAGCAGCATCTTCACCGTTGTTTTGTAAGTTGGCAAACAAGGCGAAAGCTGGGGTCTTGAATGGTTGTTCTTGGGACCCGGAAACGGTCAATTCGTCGATACCGACTGATTCTTTAATGTAAGAGGACATTTGTACTTGATATCTTGGTGCTATATCTATGAAAGTAGTAAAGGACAGCGATCACCCATACCAATTACTCATACTagtttttgatttcttcgAGGATTCaccaaaaattttcagatCGTTGGACACgatgaatttttttgtCGCTTCTTCGAGGACTCGGTCGTTTTTTGATGAAATCATCGACTGACCATGGATGATCTCGTCGATGAGTAATTGATATCTACTTCTCTGTATTCATAACATATCGATTAGTGAGAGCCATCATCCGTTCGCAAATTATCGATGTCTAGTGAAGAGACCTTTGCAAAATTATGTCTAGCTGAAAAACCAGCTGAATCTCACGCTGTCAAGTCCTTGGTCTTCAAGCCAAAGACTGCCAAGACCGCTACTCCAGTACCAATCGTGGTTGTTGCCTTGCAAACGACCAGCACCCCATCTCCAGTGATTGCCCAAGCCACAGCTTTGAAAGACCCAAGATTGGCTCGTGACGAATTGTTTAAGAGTTTCTTTAACTGTGATACTGCCAAGGAATTCACTTTAGGTTATTTACCAAATGCTACCACGGAATTCAAGTTGTTAATAGATCAAAACTTGGCAGCTTTGGATGAAACTGCTGTTTTACAATTGAATGACACACTTTTCATTAAGAAATCCGATTTGTGCCAACACTTATCAGCTTTTGAATCTTACAAAAAATTGGTTGATTTCTCCCAAGAAgtaaagaaggaagaaaaacCAAAAAAGGAGAAAACCgataagaaagaaaaagctCAATCTAAGGCTGCATTGGAAGATGCTAAATTGATTGGTATTACCGTCGATAAAGCAAAGGATTTCCCAGGCTGGTATTCTCAAATCTTAACTAAGGGTGAAATGTTGGATTACTATGATGTTTCTGGTTGTTATATTTTAAGACCACCTTCTTATGCTGTTTGGGAAAACATTCAAAGATGGTTCGATGACAAGATCAAAGGTTTAGGCGTTCAAAATGCTTATTTCCCAATGTTCGTGTCCTCTCGTGTtttggaaaaggaaaaggacCATGTGGAAGGTTTTGCTCCAGAAGTTGCTTGGGTTACTAGAGCTGGTTCCTCCGAACTTGACGAACCAATCGCTATTAGACCAACATCTGAAACTGTCATGTACCCATACTATGCTAAATGGATTCAATCTTACAGAGACTTgccattgaaattaaacCAATGGAACTCTGTCGTCAGATGGGAATTTAAGCACCCTCAACCTTTCTTGAGAACAAGAGAATTCTTGTGGCAAGAAGGTCACACTGCTTTCTTGACTGGTGAAGAAGCCAAGGAAGAAGTGCTGCAAATCTTGGATTTCTACGCTGGTATTTACGAAGAATTATTAGCTGTTCCAGTTGTTAAGGGTAAGAAAactgaaaaggaaaagttTGCTGGTGGTGATTTTACCACAACCTGTGAAGGTTACATTCCACAAACTGGTCGTGCCATTCAAGGTGCCACCTCTCATCATTTGGGTCAAAACTTCTCAAAGATGTTTAACTTAACTGTTGAAAATCCAAAGGGTCCAGAATTCCCAAAGGTTTATGCTTACCAAAACTCTTGGGGTATCTCCACTCGTTCTATCGGTGTCATGGTTATGGTTCATTCCGATAACAAGGGTTTAGTTATTCCACCAAGAGTTGCTCAGTTCCAAGCTGTTGTTATCCCAGTCGGGATCACCAAGAAGACTTCTGACGAACAACGTCATCATATCCACGAATCTGCCAGAGATATTGAATCTCGTTTGAAAAAATCTGGTATCAGAGCCTTTGGTGATTACAACGATAATTACACACCAGGTTGGAAATTCTCCCAATACGAACTGAAGGGTATTCCAATCCGTATTGAACTAGGTCCAAAAGATATCGAACAAGGTCACGTTACTGTTGTCCGTAGAAATGATGCCCGTAAATATTCTGTCAAAGTTGAAGAGCTTGAAACTCGTATTCCAGAAATTTTGGATGAACTACATGACGATTTATTCAACAAAGCTAAGGAATTATACGACTCTCATAGAGTTGTTATTAATGAATGGAAAGAATTTGTTCCAGCCttaaacaagaaaaatgtcATTATCGCCCCATGGTGTGGTGTTATGGAAtgtgaagaagatattaagGAATCTTCTGCCAAGAAAGACGATGGTGAAgagtttgaagaagatgataagTCACCAAGCATGGGTGCTAAATCACTTTGTATTCCTTTCAACCAACCTGAATTGAAGGATGGCCAAAAATGTATCAAATGTGACCGTGCTGCTATCGAATACTGTATGTTCGGTCGTTCTTATTAGAAAAGTATTAGATAGAATTCGAGATAATCTAAAATTGTCTATATAAAAAactaaaatatatttgtaataatgTTATGCATCTTTTATTTATGCTGCGTATAGAGCGTATCTAAAATGTACCGATCAGAAAGCTCAAAGCCTCCAAGTTTCTGTAGTTATCTTTTCGTGGTGCCACTCATCTTTCTTACACCTGCACTATTGCTAGCTGCTCTTCTTCCAGAAATGGAACGCTTGCCTTTCGGCACTAATTGTCTTAAGATATtgtcatcttcatcattttggA harbors:
- the ARG4 gene encoding argininosuccinate lyase ARG4 (ancestral locus Anc_1.354); translated protein: MSDSTQKLWGGRFTGETDPLMHLYNASLPYDYKMYKADLDGTKVYTSGLQKIGLLTEEELAKIHVGLDQIKKEWDEDKFVRHPNDEDIHTANERRLGEIIGRDIAGKVHTGRSRNDQCVTDLRIYCRDVLNEKLFPALTSLIQVLIKRGEEEIDILMPGYTHLQRAQPIRWSHWLSSYATYFTEDLNRLKQILVRFNKSPLGAGALAGHPYGIDREFLAEGLEFNGVIGNSLVAVSDRDFVVELMFWSTLFMNHISRFAEDLIIYSTAEFGFIKLNDAYSTGSSLMPQKKNADSLELLRGKSGRVFGDLSGFLMSLKGIPSTYDKDMQEDKEALFDCLTTVEHSILIATGVISTLAVQEEKMKNALTMDMLATDLADYLVRKGVPFRETHHISGECVALAENLGLSGIDKLSLEQYQKIDARFAEDLYETFNFEQSVERRDATGGTAKSAVFKQLKNLQSQL
- the DED81 gene encoding asparagine--tRNA ligase DED81 (ancestral locus Anc_1.353), which produces MSSYIKESVGIDELTVSGSQEQPFKTPAFALFANLQNNGEDAAEPKLFVFKPEDNEFVEISASALKKARKGADGLKKKLLKQKEQELKKQQQDVENAAKQMAAMNITIEEDKSLPVAKKFKIKGSYGQVGQRVKISGWVHRFRSNKKVVFLVLRDGTGFLQCVLTGDLALAKQTLDITLETTVTLYGTIIKVPEGKTAPGDVELVVDYYEVVGQAPSGEEAFTNKIAEDSDPSLLLDQRHLALRGETLSGVMKVRAALLRAVRRVYEEEGLLEVTPPCMVQTQVEGGSTLFKLDYYGEEAFLTQSSQLYLETCLPALGDVFCVQESFRAEKSHTRRHLSEYTHIEAELAFLTFEELLEHIETLIVKSVQYVMEDPVAGPIVNQLHPHFVPPKGPFMRLEYKDAITWLQEHNIKNEDGEDFKFGDDIAEAAERKMTDTLNVPILLTRFPVEIKSFYMPKCKDDPRVTESVDVLMPTVGEITGGSMRISDIDELMAGFKREGIDPKPYYWFIDQRKYGTCPHGGYGLGTERILAWLCNRFTVRDCSLYPRFSGRCKP
- the NCAS0A09030 gene encoding proline--tRNA ligase (ancestral locus Anc_1.352) encodes the protein MSSEETFAKLCLAEKPAESHAVKSLVFKPKTAKTATPVPIVVVALQTTSTPSPVIAQATALKDPRLARDELFKSFFNCDTAKEFTLGYLPNATTEFKLLIDQNLAALDETAVLQLNDTLFIKKSDLCQHLSAFESYKKLVDFSQEVKKEEKPKKEKTDKKEKAQSKAALEDAKLIGITVDKAKDFPGWYSQILTKGEMLDYYDVSGCYILRPPSYAVWENIQRWFDDKIKGLGVQNAYFPMFVSSRVLEKEKDHVEGFAPEVAWVTRAGSSELDEPIAIRPTSETVMYPYYAKWIQSYRDLPLKLNQWNSVVRWEFKHPQPFLRTREFLWQEGHTAFLTGEEAKEEVLQILDFYAGIYEELLAVPVVKGKKTEKEKFAGGDFTTTCEGYIPQTGRAIQGATSHHLGQNFSKMFNLTVENPKGPEFPKVYAYQNSWGISTRSIGVMVMVHSDNKGLVIPPRVAQFQAVVIPVGITKKTSDEQRHHIHESARDIESRLKKSGIRAFGDYNDNYTPGWKFSQYELKGIPIRIELGPKDIEQGHVTVVRRNDARKYSVKVEELETRIPEILDELHDDLFNKAKELYDSHRVVINEWKEFVPALNKKNVIIAPWCGVMECEEDIKESSAKKDDGEEFEEDDKSPSMGAKSLCIPFNQPELKDGQKCIKCDRAAIEYCMFGRSY